Sequence from the Pararhizobium gei genome:
CCGCCAGGCGCTGGTCGAGGCGCAGCGCGCTTTTTCCGTCCGCGAACCAGGCACTGTGCTCGATGGCCGTGACATCGGCACCGTGGTTTGCCCTGACGCTCCGGTCAAACTCTATGTCACGGCGTCGGCCGAAGTCCGCGCCCGCCGCCGCTTCGACGAGATCGTCGCAAATGGCACGCCGGCCGATTATCTGGAGATTCTGGCCGGCATCATAAAGCGTGACGAGCGCGACATGGAACGCGCCGACAGTCCGCTTCGCCCGGCTGAAGACGCGCACTTGCTAGATACGTCCGAAATGAGTATAGAGGCCGCATTCCAGGCGGCGAAGACCATTATCGATGCCGCATTGAAGATATAGTCCGAGACACCATCCCCGCGCCGGATTTGCTCCCTTAACCCTTGGAGCGGATGGTTTTCGGACAGGTTCAACACCAACCCCCGGCGCCTGTGCGGTCATCTGACGGCACATCAGGAGTATTCATGTCTCAAGCCAACCCCACCCGCGACGATTTCGCAGCGATGCTGCAAGAGTCTTTTGCAACACAGGATCTTGCAGAAGGCTACGTCACCAAGGGTATCGTAACGGCCATCGAGAAGGACGTCGCCATCGTCGACGTCGGTCTGAAGGTCGAAGGCCGCATCGCCCTCAAGGAATTCGGCGCCAAGGCCAAGGACGGCACGCTGAAGGTCGGCGATGAAGTCGAAGTCTATGTCGAGCGCATCGAAAATGCTCTGGGCGAAGCCGTTCTTTCGCGCGAAAAAGCTCGCCGCGAAGAGAGCTGGGTCCGTCTCGAAGTCAAGTTCGAAGCCGGAGAACGCGTCGAAGGCGTCATCTTCAACCAGGTCAAAGGTGGTTTCACCGTCGATCTGGATGGTGCCGTTGCCTTCCTGCCGCGTTCCCAGGTCGATATCCGCCCGATCCGCGACGTCACCCCGCTGATGCACAACCCGCAGCCCTTCGAAATCCTCAAGATGGACAAGCGTCGCGGCAACATCGTTGTATCGCGCCGTACGGTTCTTGAAGAATCGCGTGCCGAACAGCGCTCGGAAATCGTCCAGAACCTCGAAGAAGGCCAGGTTGTTGACGGCGTCGTCAAGAACATCACCGATTACGGCGCGTTCGTCGATCTCGGCGGCATCGATGGTCTGCTTCATGTCACCGACATGGCATGGCGCCGCGTCAACCATCCGTCGGAAATCCTGAACATCGGCCAGCAGGTCAAGGTTCAGATCATCCGCATTAACCAGGAAACTCACCGTATCTCGCTCGGCATGAAGCAGCTCGAGTCGGATCCCTGGGATGGCATCGGTGCGAAGTACCCGGTCGGCAAGAAGATCTCCGGTACCGTCACCAACATCACCGACTACGGCGCATTCGTCGAGCTGGAGCCGGGCATCGAAGGCCTGATCCACATTTCGGAAATGTCCTGGACCAAGAAGAACGTTCATCCCGGCAAGATCCTGTCCACGACGCAGGAAGTCGACGTGGTGGTTCTCGAAGTCGATCCGACCAAGCGCCGCATCTCGCTCGGCCTCAAGCAGACGCTCGAGAATCCGTGGCAGGCCTTCGCGCACAGCCATCCGGCTGGCACGGAAGTTGAAGGCGAAGTCAAGAACAAGACCGAATTCGGCCTGTTCATCGGCCTCGACGGCGACGTCGATGGCATGGTGCATCTGTCGGATCTCGACTGGAACCGTCCGGGCGAGCAGGTCATCGAGGAATACAACAAGGGCGACATGGTCAAGGCCGTCGTTCTCGATGTGGACGTCGAAAAGGAGCGTATCTCGCTCGGCATCAAGCAGCTTGGCAAGGATGCGGTCGGCGACGCCGCTGCATCAGGCGATCTGCG
This genomic interval carries:
- the cmk gene encoding (d)CMP kinase, with amino-acid sequence MIIAIDGPAAAGKGTLSRSIAEEYGFHHLDTGLTYRATAKALIDAGYPLDEEALAERMARNVELAGLDRSVLSAHSIGEAASKIAVMPSVRQALVEAQRAFSVREPGTVLDGRDIGTVVCPDAPVKLYVTASAEVRARRRFDEIVANGTPADYLEILAGIIKRDERDMERADSPLRPAEDAHLLDTSEMSIEAAFQAAKTIIDAALKI
- the rpsA gene encoding 30S ribosomal protein S1, whose amino-acid sequence is MSQANPTRDDFAAMLQESFATQDLAEGYVTKGIVTAIEKDVAIVDVGLKVEGRIALKEFGAKAKDGTLKVGDEVEVYVERIENALGEAVLSREKARREESWVRLEVKFEAGERVEGVIFNQVKGGFTVDLDGAVAFLPRSQVDIRPIRDVTPLMHNPQPFEILKMDKRRGNIVVSRRTVLEESRAEQRSEIVQNLEEGQVVDGVVKNITDYGAFVDLGGIDGLLHVTDMAWRRVNHPSEILNIGQQVKVQIIRINQETHRISLGMKQLESDPWDGIGAKYPVGKKISGTVTNITDYGAFVELEPGIEGLIHISEMSWTKKNVHPGKILSTTQEVDVVVLEVDPTKRRISLGLKQTLENPWQAFAHSHPAGTEVEGEVKNKTEFGLFIGLDGDVDGMVHLSDLDWNRPGEQVIEEYNKGDMVKAVVLDVDVEKERISLGIKQLGKDAVGDAAASGDLRKNAVVSCEVLAVNDGGIEVKLVNHDDLTSFIRRADLSRDRDEQRPERFSVGQIVDARVTNFSKKDRKVMLSIKALEIAEEKEAVAQFGSSDSGASLGDILGAALKNRGGE